In Antechinus flavipes isolate AdamAnt ecotype Samford, QLD, Australia chromosome 3, AdamAnt_v2, whole genome shotgun sequence, a genomic segment contains:
- the LOC127557080 gene encoding taste receptor type 2 member 7-like: protein MLDAMEIIFMIVIVGEFIMGILGNGFIGLVNFVDWVKKRKIYLVDIILTSVATSRIGLLFMIFLNGFTMTLYPEVFDYEDIMRIIDGLWTITNHLNVWLATCLSIFYCLKIANFSHPLFLWLKWRINRVILIILLASLLISVFFSFLIINNYNEIFKSFILRKDKKNTTSSSIYSKMLLNLGSLFPFTVSLISFFLLILSLWKHVQKRKFSSWDARDPSTEIHLRALKTVISFLILFVIYCLTFFIATSNDFFPESELVMIFIQIIAPIYPLGHTFILIWGNIKLRQTSLNVLQQMKHCLRGDISISRLCRNKYLLIDRR from the coding sequence ATGTTGGATGCAATGGAGATCATCTTTATGATTGTGATAGTTGGAGAGTTCataatgggaattttggggaatGGATTCATTGGACTGGTTAACTTTGTTGACTgggtcaaaaaaaggaaaatctactTAGTTGATATCATTCTCACCAGTGTAGCCACCTCCAGAATTGGCCTGctatttatgatatttttaaatggctTTACAATGACTCTCTATCCTGAGGTATTTGACTATGAAGATATTATGAGAATTATAGATGGCCTCTGGACAATTACCAACCACTTAAATGTCTGGCTTGCTACCTGCCTTAGCATATTCTACTGTTTGAAGATAGCAAATTTCTCTCATCCCCTCTTTCTCTGGTTGAAATGGAGAATTAACAGAGTGATTCTTATAATTCTACTGGCATCCTTACTTATATCTGTGTTTTTTAGttttctaataataaataattataatgaaattttCAAGAGTTTCATACTCAGAAAGGACaagaaaaatactacaagtagcTCCATTTACTCTAAAATGTTACTAAATCTGggttctctctttccttttactgtGTCCCTGATCTCATTTTTCCTGTTAATCCTCTCCCTGTGGAAACATGttcagaagagaaaattcagTTCCTGGGATGCTAGAGATCCCAGCACAGAGATCCATTTGAGAGCCTTGAAAACTGTGATCTCTTTTCTCATCCTATTTGTCATTTACTGTTTGACTTTTTTTATAGCAACATCGAATGACTTTTTTCCAGAAAGTGAACTAGTAATGATATTTATTCAGATAATTGCACCCATCTATCCCTTAGGCCATACATTTATCCTGATTTGGGGGAatataaaactgaggcaaacatctCTGAATGTACTTCAGCAAATGAAGCATTGTCTCAGAGGAGACATATCCATAAGCAGACTATGCAGAAATAAATATCTTCTAATAGACAGAAGATAA